The DNA sequence atgtacaatgaaaaaaaattctaggttttcatactcttgttaaccaaagtgggaaaaatcccaaactaatagaaattagttcaaattaattttcgacatttatagccgtcaatggcagcgaatgaactgaaaaaaagaagaaaagattattaaaaatttggggtgtcaggcaattaaaattttaatcgtaattaatcgcatgactttactagttaactcacgattaatcgcaaattttatatcacttctaaatgtacaatgaaaaaaaaattctaggttttcatactcttaacaaaagtgggaaaaattctaaactaatagaaattagttcaaatgaatttttgacgtttatagccgtcaatggcagcgaatgaattattaaaaatttggggcgattaaaattttaatcgtaattaatcgcatgactttactagttaactcacgattaatcacaaattttatatattttctaaaagtacaataaaaaaaatattttcatactcttaacaaaagtagaaatttttcaaatgtatttttgacgtttttagccgtcaatggcagtcaatgagttaatagaaaACTGTGTCACGTTCTGCAGGAGGCCATGTTGGCCGCCCAGGAGATGGAGAGCAAGCTGCAGGAGCAGGAGGAGGTCTGTAACGAAACCATGAAGGCCCTGTGGGAGGAATGCAAGCCATGTTTGAAGAGAACCTGCGTCAAGTACTACTCCCGCACGTGCAGCAGCGGGTCCGGGATGGTGGGCCGCCAGGTGAGTCGAAAATCCCATTTATTCCGGAATGCGTTGTAACTAACATGGTAGTTTCCACTGTTGGGCTTTTTAGTTGGAGGATCTGCTGAATCGAACGTCTCCCTTCTCCATTTGGATCAACGGGCAGAGGGTGGACACCCTGGAGCAGGAAGGACAACGTCAGAACAAAGAGTTCAGGGAGCTGGAAGACAAATATTCCGAGATGGCTGACGGAGTGGACGGCATCTTTTCCGACAGTATGAAAGTAAGGGAAGGCTCAACTTCACagatgagatttaaaaaaaaaaaaagacattcataTGTAATTAATTTGACTACTATTATCGTGTTGGTACTATTTTTTTCAGGTGGCTGATCATGTGCACTACGACCCTCCGGTTTTCGCCCTGCCCAACTTCTTCCCGTCTCGCTGGCGTCGAAGCGTCCACTCGCTCTTCCACGAGCCCTTCCCCACTTTCCAGGGTTTGTTCTCCAGCATGATGGGCATCGGCAGAAGGAACCCCTTCGGCTCCTTTGGTTCCATGATGGACTTTGACACGGACGCCCCCACTAACGAGGGTACGCCGGGGTTTGAAACTTTCAACTTTCCATCGGAAGTCATAAAAtgacccgtttttttttttgcgcgtgTTTGCAGACGGCAGCGTGAACGAGGACGTGGTCATCAGCAAGCCTAACGGCGGCATGACCTGCAGGGAGATTCGCCGCAACTCGGCCGGCTGCCTGAAATTCCGAGACGAGTGTCAGAAGTGCAAAGAGATCGAACATGTTGGTAAGTCGTGTGAACGTCAGCAAATGATGTGcgtttaccaaaaaaaacaaaaaaaaaaaaaacaccttactatatATGGTCGTTCAAAAAAGTCTTACATGGTtggaaaaaaacgccttactcgacatggccttttttttttttttttttttttaacaaaacacatccaccaaattaaaaatccaagttcatcaaaatgttatgacacacaaaaaaaaaagccttactatatatagttgtaaaaaaaaaaaaggctaaaacaccttactatatatacatggtcgtttaaaaaaaaaaaaaagccttactatacatggacgTAAAAACCCCGCCTTACTTATAcatggttgtaaaaaaaatataaaataaaattatacatggttgtaaaaaaaaagaaagaaaacgccttactatatactgtatgtaatatatatagtaaggtgtttaaaaaagaaaagaaaagaaaaacgccttactatatatattacatatatagtaaggcgtttttgtttttttacaaccatgtatatatagtaaggcggggtttttacggccatgtatagtaatgcgtttttgttttgttttttaaacaaaagtctcatggtcttaaaaaaaaacaccttactcgatatggtctttttttttacaaaacacatCCATCAAATGAATAATCCAATTTCATCCAAAATGTTATGACActtgttcataaaaaaaataaaaaaaacgccttactatatatgtaatatatatagtaaggtgtttaaaaagaaaagaaaagaaaaacgccttactatatatattacatatatatagtaaggcgtttttttttgtttttttttacaaccatgtatatatagtaaggcggggTTTTTACGTCCATGTATAgtaatgcatttttgttttgttttttaaactaaagtctcatggtcttaaaaaaaaacaccttactcgatatggtctttttttctttttttttttttacaaaacacatccatcaaatgaaaaatccaatttcatcaaaaatgttatgacacacaaaaataaaagccttactatatatagtcgaaaaaagagagaaaaaggctTACTATACATGGACGTAAAACCCCCGCCTCACTATACATggttgtaaaaaatgaaaaaaaaaataaaaaaaaaaacaccttactatatatatattacatggtcttaaaaaaaaacaccttactcgatatggtcttttttttttttttttttttttacaaaacacatccatcaaatgaaaaatccaatttcatcaaaaatgttatgacacacaaaaaaaaaagccttactatatatagtcgaaaaaaaagagaaaaaggctTACTATACATGGACGTAAAACCCCCGCCTCACTATACATggttgtaaaaaatgaaaaaaaaaaaaaaaaacaccttactatatatatattacatggtctttaaaaaaaacacaccttactcgattatttttttttttaacaaacacatcCGTTAAATGGAAAATCCAATTTCATCAAAATGttacaacacttttgttttaagTGTGAAATCCGGGCTGAACATGAAGCTATTGTATGGATGGCAACAGCTGGAGACAATATGTCATTAGCATAGATGGATAAACACTGAGATACATTTGGGTCAATTAATTATCCTTCAGTATTTCTTTAACTTTATATTAGagaaaaatctaggtttttttttttttgtgtgcatgtttttataatcagttttttttttatctgcccaaaaagttttaatgtgaaaaaaatacaccatttTTGCGGAGTAAATGTTATCCTTCTTTAGAAAAGCAAACGGTTATTTTTAAAAGAGCTCAAATGTGATAATGGACTTTTGCAGCGTTCCAAAATTGACCACAGTCCCCGCCCGCTTCCTCCCCCAGATTGTTCGGGAAAGAAACCCCTGGAAGGTCCACTGAAGGAGGAACTGGAGAGGGCTCTGGCCATAGCCGAGCGCTTCACCCAGCATTACAACGCTCTGCTAAAGCGCTTCGAGGAGCACATGTTCAACACGTCCGCCGTCATGGACTTGTTCAACAGGCAGTTTGGCTGGGTGTCTTCTCTGGCAAACCACACCAACCCCAAGGAGGACTTCTTCAAAGTAGAGACGGTAACTTCTACTTCTACCGCTTCATTATTTTACCACTAGCACTTCCCTTATctcattttgaacaaaatattcaaaCTGCAGGGTCGTTCCGTCCAGATACATTTCGCAACAATTAAATACTCGATGTCCCAATTACAGTCAAGAAGTgaaatggcacttttttttttttttgttattgtaggTGGTCACCAGGGATTTAGTGGAGAGGCCCGGTGAGGACGCCGAGCAGCCAGACACCAAAGTGTCCGTCAAACTCTTCAAATCGCCACCCATGGACTTGAACGTGCCAGGCGACATCCCCTGGAACGACCCCAAGTTCCCTGAGGTGGTGGCCCAGGGGGCGTTGGACCGCTACAAGGATGTCACTGTGTGAGTGGCTCGCTTTTGCTGTAAAAAAGCTTTCATGCTAGTACCATGATGTTTATtcactcattcgctgccattgacggttatagacgtcaaaaattcatttgaactatttctattagttaaacattttttacccccatttttattaacaagagtttgaaaatctagattttttttttcttgttttagaACAGatgcaaaatttgtgattaatcgtgagttaactagtgaagtcatgcgattaattacgattacacattttaaatcgCCTAatatccctaatttttaataatcttttcttaaaaaaaaaaaaaagattattatttttttgtgttttttttaaagaaaagattattaaaaattaggggcatcaggcgatatattttctttaatcgtaattaatcgcatgacttaataGTTAacgcacaaattttatatctgttctaaatgtacaataaaaacaaaattctaggttttcacactcttgttaacaatagtggaaaaaaatgttaaactaatagaaataagttcaaatgaattttcgacgtttatagccgtcaatggcagcgaatgaattgggaaaaaaaaaaagattataaaaattttggggcgtcaggcgattaaaattttaatcataattaatcgcatgactttactagttaagtcacgattaatcgcaaattttatatcacttctaaatgtacaatgaaaaaaaaattctaggttttcatactcttgttaacaaaagtggaaaaaaatgttaaactaatagaaatagttaaaatgattttttgacgtctatagccgtcaatggcagtgaatgagttaaaaaaaaaaaaaaaaaaagtaaaaatatgtaCAGCGGACCATCAATTCAGTTATTATCTAAGGGTTGAAGTATGAATAAGAAGGcaacatctttcttttttttttctttcagcatTGCCAAATAGAGGATCTGTGCACACTCCGCTTGATCCAAAACGCACCTGCGGCGACTCACTGATTCTTCTGCGACTCCACTCTAGTCCTGCTTCTGCAAAGCGACAGTTTAACCCTCGTAAGGTGTATTTAGATCTCCTACTAGTCCTGCTGGAAGAGAACATATTTAGTAGATGATAGTCTCTTAGGAAGGCCCTTTCTGCACATGCGTTTGAGCTGACAACAATCATAAACCTGCCTGACTTTCGAGAGTTGATCCTACCGTTTGTTCTTGTAACTCGTAACACCTGCAGATTAAACTGATCCTTAAACTGTAACTTGGTACAGTACAAGAAAGATGTGTCAAAGATTTCAAAGCGATTATTAGGGCAAAGTTGCTTGTGTCATCTTTAGGTCCGAGTCCTATAAGCTAAATCTTAGCAATAATAAAGCAACAGATAGAGAAAATAAAACCTTCTCAAAGCCATTTTGTGTCTTATCTCTGTTGACTTCTACTTGGGTGGTCATTTCCTAcaacaggggtgctcaagttcggtcctggagagccccccatccagcctgtttctctccactaacacacctgattcatgatcaggatcgttatcaggcttctgcaaagctggctgattagctgatcattagattgagctgtgctgcaggagggaaacatggaaaacaggctggataggaccgaacttgagcacccctgtccTACAGGCATTTAGTCACATCCTCGACATTTTAAGGATACGACGACATATCTTTAGTTGCATCCTATAGATCTTTAGTATGCGACTACAGATCATAAGTCAAGTCCTACAGATCTTTGGGATGCGACTTCCGATCCTTAGTTGCATCCTACAGATCTTTAGTCGCATCCAACAAATCTTTAGTCGCATCCTACAGATTTTTTAGTTGCATCCTATAGATCTTAACTATGTGACTAGATCATAAATCACGTCCTACAGATCTTTGGGATGCGACTACCGATCCTTAGTTGCATCCTACAGATCTTTAGTCGCATCCCACAGATCTTTAGTCGCATcctacagatttttttgttgcatcCTATAGATCTTAACTATGTGACTACAGATCATAAGTCACGTCCTACAGATCTTTAGGATGCGACTACCGATCCTAAGTTGCGTCCTACAGATTTTTACTGGCATCCCACAGATCTTTAGTCGCATcccacagatttttttgttgcatcCTATAGATCTTAACTATATGACTACAGATCATAAGTCACGTCCTACAGTTCTTTAGGATGCAACTACAGATCATAAATCCACCCTACAGATCTTTAGTCGCATTCCACAGATCTTTAGTCGcatctcagattttttttagtcGCATCCTATCAATCTTAACTATATGACTAAAGATCATAAGTCACGTCCTACAGATCTTTGGGATGCAACTACCGATCCTTAGTTGCATCCTACAGATTTTTAGTCGCAtcccacagattttttttgttgcatcctATAGATCTTAACTATATGACTACAGATCATAAGTCACGTCCTACAGATCTTTAGGATGCAACTACAGATCATAAGTCCACCCTACAGATCTTTAGTCGCAtcccacagattttttttagtcGCATCCTATCAATCTTAACTATATGACTACAGAACATAAGTCACGTCCTACAGTTCTTTGGGATGCGACTACCGATCCTTAGTTGCATCCTACAGATCTTTAGTCGCATCCcacagatttttgttgttgcatccTATAGATCTTAACTATGTGACTACAGATCATAAGTCACGTCCTACAGTTCTTTAGGATGCGACTACAGAGGTTGCATCCTACAGATCTTCAGGATGCGACTACTGATCCTTAGTCGCATCCTACAGATCTCTACAGTGCCTTCCTATAGATCAACTTTGTTCTGATCTTTACCAATTTTTTCTCCTCCCATTTAACGCACCACCAACTTCCATTTCCAAAGTACCACAAAATAAGTTCGAGCAAGCACGAGGCCACACAGTCACGCTAACCAAGCATGATTTAAAATATTgtgccgtttttatttttgtgtaaaaatcaCACAGCTGCTAGTCGACTGCAGAGATACAGAACATCCATGCAGTTTAAACATCTAGGAACCCCACAGCCAAACAGAAAAGGAATTAAATAGAATATTATTTCGCTGTTAGTCAGCAATTAACGCAAATGTACACAAGTCCAAACGGGGTGTGTCATATACAATATACAACACGGATCTGGGAGCAAATTGCATTCAAAATCCCACCAAAGTTTTGTTTTCAACCGATTGCTTCTGCCTGGATTGCCATATGGGTCGACGAGTGCTATTCGTCCGGCAAGCGCTAATCCATCCCGTGATGCTTTttaaatagggtttcaaatggtATTAGTTCCAGGTGTGGCAACACTAACACACACATTCATCCAAACACACAAACccagaagaaaacaaaagaaggcgAGCCTTGCTGCAACAAGGTGGTCAGTCAGTCACCATGGAAACCTGAACTCCAGACAGTGGGAGTTAAGAGTAAGGCAACAAGAAAACGCAATTAATAAATCAAACGAGGATATTTGGGGATGGCTCAAACCCTACTTTTTCCAGGCGACAACTTGAGTGGTTTGGCTGATGACCTTTTACTTTTAATACTTCTGACAGActagcagttaaaaaaaaaattattaaaaaaaagaagaagctataAAAGCCATACAGAGGGTTTTTAAGTTCAAAGTGCAGTTGGATCATTCAGGTTGTGATAACTGGTCTAGTCTtgttaacatttcttttttttctaatttaagCTGAAAGTGCGAAACACTGATGTGGAATTGCTTCCTTCTTGGAGCATATACAGTAGATTGTGTTCTGGAAGATCCGAGATACAAAGACACAGTTGCTACTATTTCTAAGATCTAACAGCTGCGGAGATGTATCGCCCCCAACTTGCATAGTGCCGACGTCATCCGGCAAATGATTGGAAATAACTCTGGACCTGCACCAAAAGGggaaataacccaaaaaaaaacccaaaaaaaaacttctcatCCCAAGTCCTTCATAAATGCCACCTCCTGTAGCTGGAATTCACTTAAACACTCCCTTTACGTAAAAAGGAGACTCGAACATGACGCTCCGATGAAAaggggctttaaaaaaaaaaaaaatggtgatccCAATATGATGGAAATAAGTATGACGAAACCAAACAGGTGAGACAGCAGTGGTAGTTCAGTCGTTTTGGCATGAAGCGGAATCCATTCAAACAAACGCGCACAAACGTTCTTTTCCCGCAGGCCACGCCGAAGTGGAAAAAGCAGGGAAACGTTTGTGATTTCTAACCCATTGCGATCATAAGTTTGTTTTACCGCTTCAATCGAGAGTTCGATGCGGAACTCCCTTGAAAGATTTGGCTAAAGAACTCTTTGAACTGTACAGTAGATTGGTGTGTTGACAACACTGGTACTTTCATccagacacttaaaaaaaaaaaacagacgtcCCACTCACGCGCGCATTCGTTCACCAGCAGTTCGCTCTTCAGACGGAACTCGTAGCTGCAGCCAAAAAGTCGCAACACTGCTTCCCCACTTAAGCGGTTGGGCCGCGGATTCGTCTCTCTGCGGAGAAAATTGAAAAAGTGCCACGTTTGAAGAATAAACCATCTTCTCGCGCTCTCGCGGCCACATTGTGCTCCCCCGGTTTCGCTTCGCTGTACACCTGATAAGCAAGGGCGGGCTTACACGAGGTGCACGCAGCGGATGggagggagtgggggggggggggcatgggggGGGTAATGGAAGGGGTTGGGAGTAGGGGGGGTCGACATCCCACCAAGGGCGCAGCCTTGCTTTGGAGAAACTACAAGCACCTCGCCGGCGTTGGTTAAAGATGGGAGAAAGGTCTGAGCTGCTCAAGCTGCACTTCCAAAGATATTCTCTCTTCAAGCAGGTCCTGgggaaagcaacaacaaaaaaaactttaactcatctcctcccaaaaacgtgtaaatatgttctattctaaatattaccatgctcccaaagacgtagttatacgttttttatgctatagcatacagaaggctttgatgccgtctctgaactgaagagcatgcttgaagcaatggtagctattacaagaaatgggcagcaggtggcaccagagtataggagatcaaccagggccacgttgcaaaaagctctttccccactgttttacaGTTTTccccacagatttgtgaataatgatgaaacatagctatattctaatgctaattgctgcaaaacggaaacatagaaatatacttttttcctgattaaataaataactctaatctttcatgtttttatagcaatagaatacaatattctgtgggccttgcaaaatcattcaaaaatccagtaaaacagcccgggagcgaagggggttgctaaagtgaaaatggctgcgagtgaatgagttaattaaatttCAACCCAAAGATTTTCTCATTAATAATATGGTCtgtctatgcagccccactagtctaaacacaaaattctgattaatattgtatttgtggaatatgaacatAGCAGCAAAATACGGCAGTTTTTATCCAGCTCAaaaggcgaccattttgccacttgctggtgAGCCAGGTAGCTCTGAGctaccgtgatgtcattttcagagcTGGTCATGTGATGCCCACAAGCTCAgccgtgattggtggttacctgCGCAACTGGGattgcaagtggcaaaatggccgctagtTTGACCGATGCTAAAAAGCAATGCAAAATTCATCAGAGATGCTAaagaatgttattgtttttacacaTTACACTGTTGTGTATGCTTGTATGGTCGTACGACTGTACTGCGACGTACCTTCAACTGTTGTTGCAGTTCACTATTTAGTCTTGCCAGCACCGTGTTTGTTTCCTTATTTCTTCTGATTGATGCTTGTATCGCCTTTTTGTCCTTACCTACTGACCTGTCAAGATAATCgcacaaatacatatttgtgATCTAACTGCTGATAAAGATGGATCGCAccgctagcatactttaggggAAACATTCCCAACCTGGGGATTGAGGGCTGAGTAGCCAGGGCAGCAGTTATGATGTTGGACTTCTGCGGGCCGTGCTGCTGCTCGTCCTCGGGCCGTAACTCATCCTCAGACTTCAACCTGCGACGAATAGGCTTGGGAGGAGGAGCTAAAGGACCGGAGGAACCCTTGGTCTGGAaggacaataaaataaaaaaaaagttttaaaaagtgAGGTTTGTCTGTAGCCCTAAACAATGAGGGCAGTTTTGTTTAGTGGCTCGTGTTATGTGTAATagttaattactgtaaaatgcaGTAAAATGATGTTGGATGTCGTAAAACGGTGGTGACTTACAGAGTTTAGAGTGGTGGAAGTTCTTTCATCAGCCTGGCCATCACTCTTGACCGTTCTCAAGGGCCCGGCTCCTTCTGATGTCTTGTCGCCCTGCAATAACCCACACATGTCTCAGTCAGTAACTAAAaggcttttttacattttctttatttaaaaaaaaaagattaaaaattaagaaACAATGCCAGCGGGTACTAcctagccccaaggacaacatgagtggCACataggtctgttctaaaaatagctcactagTGATGGTACACTTATGACTtactaagaaaaattaaaaacaaaagaatgttaacattagtgctgtcacttttgaatatttttagaaccgATTAATCTAGCGATtatttaatcgattaatcggattaattttaattcacaTCTAAGTGTACTACAAAAGCATGTTCCCCCTGATTAGTGTTTATTACTTAGTATagtgaaaaaaattccaaaaaattCAAGAGAatttgaaaataatgtgttaCCACCtgaaactatatatttttttaagttggtcaacaattaaatttataatcttaaattggttcaacaattctctttttagtgtGCATCCTTTACATTTCTCAGTTAAAGCTCGGGTCACGGAGAGATGCCGCACACCCACCTGTCCAGGATCGCTGTGCTTGTCGACCTCCGGCAAGCTCGAAGGTTGCTCAGATGCAGCAAAGGCCTGAAAATGACTGAAGTCTGCGAAATTGGGTTGCTGCGGGATCTGCTGTGGAGACGTGGCGCCGAGCGCGGCCCCCGCTCCCGTCGCACCCTCAGCCTCGGCGCGCTGTCCCGTGTGCGGTGCTGACGACTTCGGAGAGAGGTCAAGCGAAAAGGTGGGTTTGTGTTTCTGGGTCAGGGAATGAAGCGCAGATGGTTGCTTTCCGTCTCACCTGTGTGGGAAGCGGCCGAGGAGGCACTGCTGGCGGGAAAGCTATGGCGGCGGGCTGCGGCTGTCCTGTCGCCGAGGTGGCGGCGAAGTTGCGGTTCATGTCCAACGATGAAGAGCGGGAGTGTGACGCGTGAGGGCGAGGTGGAGGGGGAGGTGGGGCCGCCACGTTTAGAGCTTCTGGAGATGCACCGGACTGTGACCTGCACACAGAAACGGCAACTCCAAAAATCTATTAAGTTGCACTGataaaaaacctaaaaaaaaatgttagtttttttttattgtacatttagaacagatataaaatttgtgattaatcgtgagttaattattgtagtcatgtgattaattacaattgaaaattttaatcgcctgacgcaatttaaaaagaaaagattattaaaaattaggggcgtcaggtgatacttttttttttttttgtaattaattgcatgacttcactagttaactcacgattaatcacaaattttatatctgttctaaatgtacaataaaaaaaaattctaggttttcacactcttgttgaaaaaaatgttaaactaatagaaattgttaaaatgaatttttgacgtctatagccgtcaatggcagtgaatgagttaatatttgccccacccaaaaaaaaacatgtctaacATTTTGATTAGTTCAAAACATCATCAATGTGTGGATAAAGCCACGCCTTGTCGGAGGTTAATAAGTCACCTTTGTCTTGCAACTGGCTCCTGGTCAGATGTGAATGAGTCAGAACTGCTGTAACCATCACctgtgtgagaaaaaaaaatgccatttttagttCATGTCATTAAtgctcattgtttgttttttttaattgggaaAGACTGAATCCTAATCCTAAAGCAAAACATAAGGAAAAACTTGTCCAATGTGTAGACGGCAAGATTCTATCATACATCAAAGTAACCCGCCAGATATGTACTGACCTACGGCATTTGCTGGTACGAACTTCATGGTGGCGGCTAGTTTGACTTCTTCAGACGCTTCTGGTGGTTTGGCCAGTAATGGACTGGTTGGATGGTTGTGATCTAAACACGTCCAAATAAGGAGCGAGAGCAAATAACATTTAGTTCATATTGTTATCCAGGACACACTGCTTTTTATTCAGATATTTTCGGAGGCCATTAGTTACACACGTCACATACAAACTCGTTTCAATACACAAGTTCCAATAATCTTGTACGAATGAAAACAAAGAGGCGTTCTAAAAAAATCatcttatttcatttaaaagtcAAGATGCTCTCACCACTGCCAGTCCTCTTCAACTCCATCTCCTGCATGTGGATCTTACTCGGGGTCATTCTGATGGGAACGGGGTGGACGATGGCCGTGTCCTGTGATGAGAGGCACATTTATGATGGAATTATCATCATTACCTCAGCCAAGgagattatctttttttttgtgtccgtTTTGTTACAATTTAAGCaaatacagttttgttttttttaccctatGTACAATAATGCATTTTTCACCAGATTAGCTGGCCTTTGCTATTTCTTACTTATCAAAATCATTTAACTCCTATTTATTGCAAATATTAACCTGTAGTGGATGTCACAGTAGCAAAAGAAGAGACCCAATAAAAGCCACACATTTGAAATAATCTCATGCCCCAAACACAGTGAAACGAGAGAAAGAGATCGAGACGGAGACAATTCAGATCATTTCAGGATGGGTTAATGTCTGTCCATTAATGGTGAAACCATGCAATGCTAGGTGATCCACTTACAGGGTCAGCTGGTGCAATGTTAGAGTCAAATTGGGTCAGAGTTTGTGAGCTGGAGGAGCGCTCGCTAAACGTCTCCCATTGCTGCAAGGAGACAGACGGACAGGACAGTGAGAAGACGAAAAACAAATGAGCAGGGCAGCCAGTGCAgtgacatcacacatttgtAACATCGGTCGGCGGCGCTGGCGAGAGTCGTCGTCACTCATCCAGAGTTGAAATGAGATCACCCGGCAGGCATACAGATTAAATCATCTAGTGACACCCACTGAGATGGGGACGGACAAACGGGCCTTTGCCACAGCCCGAGAAGTAAAAGTAAATTCAGTGCCAATTACcaggatttaaaaacaaaccgtAGCCAACCAGACAGAGCAATTTTGTGTGTTGTGCGAGTGTGCGCAAACCTCATTGCTCTGGTTCATCTCCGGCCAAGCCTGGTTGAGGGAGGGCATGGAGGGAGACTTGTTGGGCGTCACCTCGGTAGGAGAGGCCGAGAACGCGACATCGGCTGTTGGCTCCGGGACTTCTGCGTGTTGTAAACGTGTAccatcaaaatgacagacaggcGTGCTAGGCGGTAACAAAATGCAatggggaacttt is a window from the Vanacampus margaritifer isolate UIUO_Vmar chromosome 19, RoL_Vmar_1.0, whole genome shotgun sequence genome containing:
- the reps1 gene encoding ralBP1-associated Eps domain-containing protein 1 isoform X1; translation: MESLTLSDVEQKYYSDLFVYCDTDNTKKVASYGRVLDLFRAAQLPSEVVIQITELCGATRLGHFGRSQFYIALKLIAIAQSGLPLRVESLNSVKDLPLPRFVVGKNEAEARHVALYQDPDGQGLYPASAAAVIPRPAGRGHQTKKAPPAASAHPVHEAVQPTAPSIETQQAEPTSPVVSPHQSPPTSPPSWRKHKRQHSGGNADRQPVGAPTGAAWTQFREQQTAPVAGDGLWASHSPPLPGQESWVSFTADTPPASTVPGAHPSSVQESTTIRTTVPSAATAMTNEIQRQSSGYDDPWKITDEQRQYYINQFKTIQPDLTGFIPGSAAKEFFTKSKLPILELSHIWELSDFDKDGALTLDEFCAAFHLVVARKNGYDLPEKLPESLMPKLIDLDDSAEVPEPTADVAFSASPTEVTPNKSPSMPSLNQAWPEMNQSNEQWETFSERSSSSQTLTQFDSNIAPADPDTAIVHPVPIRMTPSKIHMQEMELKRTGSDHNHPTSPLLAKPPEASEEVKLAATMKFVPANAVGDGYSSSDSFTSDQEPVARQRSQSGASPEALNVAAPPPPPPRPHASHSRSSSLDMNRNFAATSATGQPQPAAIAFPPAVPPRPLPTQSSAPHTGQRAEAEGATGAGAALGATSPQQIPQQPNFADFSHFQAFAASEQPSSLPEVDKHSDPGQGDKTSEGAGPLRTVKSDGQADERTSTTLNSTKGSSGPLAPPPKPIRRRLKSEDELRPEDEQQHGPQKSNIITAALATQPSIPRSVGKDKKAIQASIRRNKETNTVLARLNSELQQQLKDLLEERISLEVQLEQLRPFSHL